One window of the Cotesia glomerata isolate CgM1 linkage group LG10, MPM_Cglom_v2.3, whole genome shotgun sequence genome contains the following:
- the LOC123272559 gene encoding uncharacterized protein LOC123272559, producing MPPSALRQGSRMLIKLPDKVHDGYSYYTYRSNDDKNYVRCHSRTVNKCPAIGKLVDGVPFLSKDHNHAKNPLLSCQHQFQKVLYKAATDRPFQSFRLAYDTQCLLHSEAAVTLTWTKMQQVMQRWRSQVTPQHPEQPRNLIDYGRLLQQPEWQHLICYNNGRLRVQTVQAADTSSITIIGDPNFLTLINPKSLFMDATYKIKPKKPKIFQIFMITGLVYDTAVPVCCMIMTAKSTSAYTAGLTHFKGEFASHFQPDVIMTDFETSLPNSIRSVYPQAKHVGCFFHYCQAVMKKFKEFKLLELSKQWLPGQIIMRKVMALALLPHHEIIPAFHWLQANLPVDIRQIFTPFLRYFRRQWINRVPPSRYSVLNEKNRTNNFSESNNRRNKQRFGIHPNIWTFTEKLRDLQAVTHIEILSLFRGETIVRDSRSNTVKRDQDIKNAWLLYEQGLLNMPNFLAYASLFLKPTYLEIEIEHMDLRRDDEEDIIMFGEMVLQPAEYYLAMDVFQEIDIQFE from the exons atgCCGCCAAGTGCTTTAAGACAAGGTAGTAGAATGTTAATCAAACTACCTGACAAAGTTCACGATGGATATTCGTATTATACATACCGTTCAAATGATGATAAAAA CTACGTCAGATGTCATAGCCGTACAGTGAATAAGTGTCCTGCCATAGGGAAATTAGTTGATGGTGTACCATTTCTTTCGAAAGACCATAACCATGCCAAAAATCCACTGTTATCGTGTCAGCATCAGTTTCAAAAGGTTTTGTATAAAGCTGCGACTGATCGACCGTTTCAATCATTCAGATTAGCCTATGATACTCAGTGTCTTCT GCATTCTGAGGCTGCAGTAACATTAACGTGGACTAAAATGCAACAAGTTATGCAGCGATGGCGTTCACAAGTGACTCCACAGCACCCTGAGCAGCCGAGAAATTTGATTGATTATGGGAGATTACTGCAACAGCCCGAATGGCAACATTTAATCTGTTACAACAATGGTAGATTAAGGGTGCAAACTGTTCAGGCTGCTGATACATCATCTATTACTATTATCGGCGATccaaattttttgacattaaTAAATCCAAAGAGCTTGTTTATGGACGCaacttacaaaataaaaccaaaaaaaccgaaaatttttcaaattttcatgatCACGGGATTAGTATATGATACg gCTGTACCGGTATGCTGCATGATCATGACTGCTAAGTCCACATCAGCTTATACAGCAGGATTAACGCACTTCAAGGGAGAATTTGCTTCGCACTTTCAACCTGATGTAATCATGACTGATTTTGAAACCTCGTTACCAAATTCTATTCGCTCAGTGTATCCGCAAGCTAAACATGTCGGCTGCTTTTTTCATTACTGCCAA gcagtgatgaaaaaatttaaagaattcaaATTATTGGAACTAAGTAAGCAGTGGTTGCCAGGACAAATTATTATGCGAAAAGTGATGGCTCTTGCTTTATTGCCTCATCATGAAATAATTCCAGCGTTTCATTGGTTACAAGCGAACTTACCCGTTGATATTCGCCAAATATTTACACCGTTTCTCAGATATTTTAGACGTCAATGGATAAATCGAGTACCTCCAAGTAGATACAGCGtacttaatgaaaaaaatcggaCTAATAACTTTTCGGAATCAAACAACCGTCGGAATAAACAGCGATTTGGAATTCATCCGAATATATGGACATTTACAG AAAAACTGCGAGATTTACAAGCTGTAACTCACATAGAGATCTTGTCATTGTTTCGCGGTGAAACAATTGTACGAGATTCTCGTAGTAACACTGTAAAAAGAGACCAGGACATTAAAAACGCTTGGCTTTTATATGAACAAGGTCTATTAAATATGCCAAATTTTCTAGCTTATGCTAGTTTGTTTTTGAAGCCGACTTATTTGGAAATTGAAATCGAGCATATGGATCTCAGAAGAGACGATGAGGAAGACATTATCATGTTTGGAG AAATGGTCCTACAGCCAGCTGAATACTACCTTGCAATGGATGTCTTCCAAGAAATAGATATTCAGTTTGAATAG